In the Brettanomyces nanus chromosome 1, complete sequence genome, CTAATGCTCCTCCTAAAGAATGGCCTGTGATCCAAATTTCGGAACGCGGATATTCGCTGGAGACGTTTCTGTAGATATCCAAAGCCGCCTTGTAATATCTATCAGGTCTTCTAAATTCACGTTCTATGCAAGTCTCGTCGCACTGATATGTTGAGCCCTCATAACAGTCACATACCGTTGTCCAAAGAGACGAAACACGAGCACAACAGCATGAAAATAAGAGGTTATCGTTCAATTTGTCTCCATCCACCGTTTCTCCGTCGTCTCCCGTCGCATCCATATCATCACTAATCACTATACCGGAGGCGGATGTTCCTTTCAAGGCGATAATCACTTTAGGAGGTCTTCTACCCTCAAGTTTAGGGACCTTTTCTACAAACACATGTCCTCTAACTCCACCTTTTTTCCATCCAAATCCACGTCCAAGTTTATAATGATCTCCTACATCACGCCAGCTAGGATCACTTGGAAGTTTAGCGTACGCGTCAGAACACATCTCTGCCAAGTTGAGTATCGTCTCTGGATCAGTGATGTTCGGAATACTGATCTGCTCTTCAGACCAATCAAGATGAATAAATGATTCATTTCTCGCTTCAAATGCATAATTCAGATATGACTCAACAAAATCGGGATCTCGATTAGCCATTCTGATGGTCGATTGAGTGTCTGAAGACATATCAAATATATGAGTAAACGGTTGCTGAGTAACGCTCAAAGGCTCATCAGACTTTATATTTAGTGAATCCAAGAGCTGATCGTCAATATCCAACCGTTTGTGTGTGTGGCCGTCAGCAGCGTTGTGAAATATGTGCTTCAAAGCGAATGACGTGTGACCTGAAGAGTAATCATCATCCATTTGTAGCACATTCTGATGCAGACGCTGTGGTATACCGGCAGATACTGTCACAGTTAGTACTGCAATGATGGTACAGAGCAAACTAGCATTCATTGCAGGGCGGTAAAAAAATAGAGCTCAAGTGTAAAGCAAGTGTAAACAAGGGCGCTCTCAGCTATCAGTAGATAAGAGATAAAGAGGGGGGCTTTTAATTTATTTACGCTCATTTATGTTTATTTATGTAACCATTCTCATTAGGCAAGTATATACATTATCTATTCTAGACGGCATCTGAGTAGGAAGCCTCAACAGGCTTATTCATCAAGGAAGCATGAGTTAAGACAATTATGGCACTAGAAAAGAATAACCATAGAAGAGTGATGATAGGActggagatgaagagaacaGGAAGGTTGATTATCAAGATGATTGTGTAGACGACGTTCCTGTGCAAGGTAAACATATGTAGATCCAACTCATCAGTAATACCAAAAGATTTCTGTACACAATATAATGAGGCAGCATCAAATATGATCaaaataaggagaagataGTTGGTGAGAATCATATAAAGCGATATTGCTGCCACTATAAGCATGTAATTGGAGCTGAAGTAAGACAAATTGTAGGAACATCGGCGTTGAAGGTCGAGCACGCTAGTTGGTTTGCTCACACGACTAACATCAAAAAAGTCATTGAATTTTCTAAGCTGTTGTAGCTTGGAAGTGAAGGTATTCTTGGTTCCACTCTTCAAGAGAACAATGTTAGTACAGAAGGTACGAAGCAAATCGGTCGGCTCCCCATTTAAACTTACCTTGAAAGTATCAAAGTCAAAATTCGACGTGAAGGATGAAAACTGTGCGGGCACAAACGAGCTCATTTTCTAATCGATGAATTCCTTGACCTGATCTACTCTACATTAaacctgcttcttttgtttttatttCATTACGAAACGTCgccaaatcaaaaaaataaaacgGTGTATGTACAAATTTGCTTctgcatccttacaccacaTTCAGCCCATGTTTCCCTTCGTATTACCACTTCCCTTGGCATGATAGTCCTTGAACTCATCCAGCTCTCTCTGTTTATAAGTCTCTTTATCTTGATATTGGTCGTTGTCTTTATCGTCATTGTCTTCATGTTCGTTTGTGTTTGATACCATACCTCCATTCTTGAGCTCATGATCCACAAACTCCTCCACGGTCATCGTCGGTAGTTTCTGTCCAGTACCTTGAATTCCGGTACGGATCTGCTCTCTTGTCTGAGCGGGAACGATGGTGAATGGACGTAAAACCCGACCTTTATCAGAAAAGACCGGATTATCAATCGATTCAACTTTATCCGTAAATCCCTTATCAAATTTCCCTTTCTGATcctgtttctttctctctcgATCAGAATCATTTTCAGTTGGAACCTCCTGTTCCTCAAATCTCGTTgcattcttcaacaattccaATTCCATTACGTTTCCTTCTAAAGCTTCAAAGCTCTTTAAAGCATAATATTGTAACTGCTCCTGTAATATATTGCGTacaacttcatcatccatctCTTTCATACTTTCCTTATCCTTTAACACTTCCAATGCTTCTCTGAAtgccttttccttcttgtAGTTCTCAATTTTCCTCTGTCTCCTCAATACTGGATCTCTAATTTCAATTTGAGACAATTCAAGTTGATTGTTTTCTTTTAGTGAATCCAACAGCTCACTCTGTGCCTTAGTTAAAATCCCATAATCCTGTGCTCTGTGTAAGAACCCCATATAAATGCTATCAGCGTGAAGTAGGTTCACCAATCTAGACCGTTTATCCGGAGCTCCATCACTTCTAACACCTCCGTATTGTTCCATAAAATGTGCGAGATGATACGGAATCGCAAGGAACTTCAAATTATCCGTACTGATGTCGTCTAGCGGCTCGTTTGAGCTGAAAAGATGTAACTGATCTACCTTGTTGTCAAGGTCCTTTAATTGGTCAAGCCGATCATTGTATTGTTTGACGAATGCCGCGCGGTTTCCGTCTCGATGGAAATTATTCAGTCTCTCTACAACAGCATCAAACTCCTCTGATAATGTAAGGTCTCCCATTATTGAAAGCTATAGAAGAAATAAGCAGTACATCAAATTGCAGGCAGCTCCTCCACcctcaaaaagaaaaaaatacgTCTCAGCATTTTATTTATGTACATTTATTGGCATTATAGTGTAATTGGTACAAAGGACATCGATGATTTCAATTCGGTTCAACTTTAATTCTCTTGAGATCTCCTCCAGGCTGCTGTTGAGTTTGCTGGGGCTGTACTTGAGGCACTGGAGGCGAGGCTAGTTGTTGAGGTTGTTGTTGGGGCTGTTGAGGTTTTTGTTGCTGATTATGCGGTTTAGACGAAGATGACATTTGGTTCTTCCCTTGAACAGCTTGTATTGCCGATATTTGAGGCACTCCCCGCATTGTCTGCAAAGCTTGACCTGCATACTCCCCTGAGTATCTGtactcctttcttcttctaagCATATCCGTCAAGTCATCGATCCGCTTCTTAAGTAGCATTTCCCTTTGCTTGGCAGCATTGTCTGTAGCTTCCAACTCGATAATCCGAGTCTTGTAAAGGTCGTTCACTAATTCAAGCTCCGAAATTCGCGTCCGCAACTCTTCATTCGAAGTCAATCCATTCTGTTGAGATTGGAACTGTTGGgtctgctgctgctgctgttgttgctgttgctgctggAATGATGCCAACATTGGGGACCTCCCCAAAGAGGGAAGACGTGTACCATCTGCAGAACCAACTAGCATGGGCGAAATCATCTGAGAtcgctgctgctgctgttgctgagcACCAAAGTTTGGAGTTGGTGGGTTAGATCCCAATGGAGAAGAGTTCTGAGTAAGATTCTTGAGAGGAGGTAACTTCTCTGTGTTCTGAGACTGATAAGCACCGAAATTTGGTGACATTCCAGGTCTTGTCGTTGCAGAATCTAGGGAAGGAAGCTTTGCGGAGCCAGTTGGCAAAAGTGGAGGTGTCGCGTAACCATTAAGTTCTGTAGAGGGAGAATAAGGTTTCCGACCGTAACCAATAAGAGGAAGCGCCTCAGTAGTATGCGAATGAGCAGAATCCGAAGGTGTTGGAAGGCCATTACCATTACCGCTATTTCCATTGGCTGACTGAGCCTTGTTATCCAAGCGCATTCCCGGAATCTTGTCGTTAGAGCTTTGCTGACTGAGAGTCTCTAATGCGCCGGCAGCATTGAGGATCGCATCTCTACCCAGGTTCTGCTGGGAACTTGATCTTTCAGAAGATTGTGATGGGTTAAACTTAGGTGGCGCCGTAgacgaaagaagaagaggagacGTCACTCTGGCCAGGTTGGAAGCAAACTGAGCAGGAGTCGAAGAAGGATAGTGTAACGGGTGAATGGTAGGATTCACCTGAGACTTTCCAACCCAAGAGTTTGTGTTTCCGTAGGCATATGCCTGTACGGGAGAAGTAATGCCATTTTGATTACGTGGTAGCAAGGGAAGTAATCCGGGTGATTTTCCATTTGCAGGAGAGCCCATATTAGCCCCTGTTGCTCCAGCCGTGGTTCCTGTTGtcgttgctgctgctgagcCAGTAACGGCGGCCATAGAGCCAAAATGCGGAGTTCCATTAGAGCCATTCTCAGATTGAGAACTGGTGACATTGCTACCGTTGCTGTTTCGTTTAGAGCCAGATCTGGAAGATTTGGGTCTGTACTGCTTCGATGAAAACTTGGCCCTAGAGTCTTTGGCTTTTAATTCGGGAGTGTTAGGCCCAGACTTGGAGTTATTGTGCTTGACTCTATTTCTGGACTTGATGACATCACTCTTTAAGGAGATAGGTCTAGGTCTTCCATGAAGCTTGAGAAACAAGCCACAAGCATTGCAAAGTACCTGACCAGATTCATCCCGACGCCAGAGAGGAGTTGTCTGCGTCTTGCAGTTCTTACAAATAGGAGTGGACATACTTTGACGTGTAGTCACAGATCCGTTAGACTGTTTAGTTGAGGTTGTTTTGGCGTTAGGATGCACAGGTTCTGAACTCGAGGCAGAATTTGAGGCCGACACTGGCGATGCGGATCGTttagaggaagaagtttcCGATTTGGAAACTGACGGATAATTGGAGGGTGTTGCTGTTGGAGTTGTAGTCGTTGCCGTTGGAGTTGtagttgttgttgttgacgACGGAATATTTGCTGTTGAAGGTGGTGTAGTAGATAACGATGCCGTGGACTCTTTTTTCACAGCAATGTCTTGTTGAACTGCCTGTAGCATTGTATTTGCACGCTAAGAGGAGAAAAGTTCCAAAAGAGGAGAGTATcactgaaaaaaaattcaaaCACGAGGTCGAGTTTAtgttatttttttttccttcaattgaACAGAAGATCGAAATAAAACCGATAAGGTCACCAGATTTGAAAGTTTGGAGAAGCGATTAAAGAGAAAAGTGATATCAAACAGAAAAGATTATGATCAACACAATGATAATATAGATGATGTTCctctcaaagaaaaaaatctGAATTATCAGCAAGAAAGggataaagataaagaaagaaagacatAGGATAGTCCAGATAGTGATATTTTCCACGATAGATTCAGCGATTAGAtaagttttcttttttggaggcagatgaaaaaaatttttattctcTCCGAATTATCGAAATGAAATATTTTTTAAGGTCGTGCAATACCAAATGCCCCATGAATGGAAGGTAGATAAGTAGATGAATGAGTTAGCGCCAGACAGAGTTCAATAGGGAGTCAATCAGAGATATGGGCAGATGCAGTGGGCGGGGAATTGAATTATTCAGCTTGATCGAATTTCATTACACATAGACATGAGGGCGAGAGGTACTGTAGACTAATGAATACACTTATCCCCCATAAACCCATATTGAATTGGTAGACAGAATATCTGCGCCTCTGCTGCCATCTAAAAATATTACATCGCGACTTAATCATTGTTGTGAGGAAAGGATTTCAAATATACATTTTGGCGCTTAATTTTGATTTAAATTGATTGAGCGGTTGATATAATTTGAGTTTATCtactttcttcctctcGTTGGTTCTTTCATTATCAAGTCTTCAGTATTTAATTATGGTTTCATTCAATAAAATATCTGCTTCCTTCggttcaattcttctcataTCAGCTACTATTGTTTCTGCAGAAGAGGCTCCACAAAACTTAGACAACCCAGAAGGAGCCATTTACAAGGCGCATCTAGATTCCGGTGATATTAAAGGTATCATCGAAATTTACACTGCCAGAAATAGTTCTGCCAAGGTTCATTTGGACATTACTGGTTTGCCAGAAAAAGGAGGTCCTTTCTTCTACCACCTTCATCAAAACAAAGTTCCAGAAAGCGGTGACTGTGAAGCCACCGGAACTCATTTCAATCCTTATGAAgcatcttttgaagaatgtgaTTCCAATCAGGATGATTCCTACTGTCAAGTGGGTGACTTATCTGGAAAGCATGGCTGGATCAACACTACTTGCTTTCAGACTACCTACTATGATCCATATTTGTCTTTgaacaaagaaaataagGCTTTTATTGGGGACTTGTCCGTGGTTGTTCACTACTCGGATATGACCAAGATGCTATGTGCTAACTTGTATGAGTCCAAGCGCAAGTTCTGGAAAAAAGAGTACACCGATGACTTCACTGATGTCCATcagcaagaaaaaaacgACAGCTACTCAAATTCTACCTCTGGCTATGGTGGACAGTATGCCAACTACACTAATAGCACTAATGGCAGTTCTGTTGAAGGAATCACCTCGACCTACTGTGGCAGCGCTACCAAGCAGACCATCTCAACTTTGCTTGGTGCCTTGATCGGCTTGCTgatttccttcttctaaaGAAGCGTCCCATGGTAAAATAGCTAATTACAGAATTATATAATGACATATGACAACATAATCAGAGCAGCAGTAGTTGTAGCAAAATGTGATTAGGTCAGGTTAACTTTGGCACTCGCGAACTCCGATCAGTGCTAATTTTGCGAGATTATATTTTCTCTGTTAAGattgatctcttctttgtttgttCCTTATTGCTTGGAGTTCTATTACACAATGACTATCTATATTGCatctttgtttcttccttACACAATTCATTTTGAGGTTGAGGCATCCAAGGTGCCTATGCTCAACGATGACGAAATTGTTGAGCCTGTAGAATCCCTCAATAGCAATAATGCTACGCGGATTGGTAGTCCttctgaagaatctgacTATGAGGATTCCACAATCTCCATTTTGAAGTCTCTTGCCAAAAACAAGTCCACTTCTAACTTGTCCTATGAAGAATCCGAATTGGCTTCTATTTCGAGCGGCGAAGCATCTGAGCAGCCATCATTTCGGCAGCAACTGCAACAGCAACTGCAACAGccgcagcagcagcaacaaccCATAATGTTCACTCCTTCCAATAGAGTGTCAGTGCAggactttttcttcaacaatccCAACAGTTCCAGGCTGTCTTTAAGCTCTCCTTCGATAGAGGATACTCAGGCCCGTTCTGAAGGCGGCTATTTTGCTGCCGCCACTAATACCACTGCTGAATCTCCAGCCTCTGGGTCTGCTATTGCTACCACGCCTTCCAAGATTAACACGGTGCCTGCAGTTGGCTCAGTGGGTTCTGGAGGCTCTGGGGCCTCCACTTCTTCGCCCACCGGTGCCGTTCAGAGAAGCAAATCTGGCATTCCACCCTCTGGATTGGCCggttcttctgcatctgcCTATGTTAGACCTCACTCGAGGTTGAGAAATCCTCCCCCTCCTACTAATGTATCAGAGCTTCTTCCTAGACCAAGCTTGGAACATACCAGATCAACTCGTAGTTTTGGTAGCAGCATGAGCAGAGCCTTGTTGGCTCGTAGAGCCAGCTCTCAGGTTATTCCTCGTCAGAGATCTTCATTAGCGGGTGCTGACGTCGGATTTGAGGGTGATGGTGATTCGGCTGCAATGATGAAACCACTCAGTGGACAGAGAGCTGATGATCAATTAGATCGCTACTTTGCTGAGAAGACTACCAATGGAAAAGTGGTTCCCTTCGGCGGTTTCTCCCGTGATTACAAGTCCTTGCTAAACGAGCAGAACAATGTGTTTGCTACTGCTCCTTGGAAGGTTGTTCATTACGAACGTGGTAACGGTAGTTTACGTAACGCCGTTCATCAAGCTGTCGAAAGTGGTCATTTGAAAGATGTTCAATGGATCGGTACTCCTTGTATGCCTTCAGATTTGGTTCCTCAGAAAACCAGAGATGCCATTTCTGTGAAATTAAATGCTGAATACGCTTCCGACCCAATATATGTATCAGACGATGTCTTTGAAGGAGCTTATGATCGATTCTGCAAGCAAGTTTTATGGCCTATTCTTCACTATCAGCTTCCTGAACAGCAGAAGGCCAACGAGTTTCTCAATGGTTCATGGAGAGACTATGAAACTGTAAACCGTCAGTTTGCCGATAAATTAATTGCTAAGTATAAAGAAGGCGATATTATTTGGATTCACGACTACCATTTAATGCTTGTTCCAGCCTACGTTCGTAAGGCTTTACCTAAGGCTAAGAttggcttctttcttcacgTTTCCTTCCCGTCCAGTGAGGTTTTCCGTTGCTTGGCTCAACGTAAGCAAATCCTTGAAGGTTTGTTGGGCGCTGATTGTGTTGGTATGCAAGCCGATGAGTACGTCGCCCATTTTTTCCAGAGCTGTAACAGGCTTCTATTGGCAGACTTTGATGACTACGGCATTCATTACGGTAACAGAACTATCAGTGTCACCCATAATCCAATTGGTATTGATGCTTTTGGATTGCAGAAGGTCATTAATGGTGATGTGGTGAATAACTGGAGGGTCTTAGTGAGGGACAGATGGGCTGGAAAGATGCTGATCGTGTCTAGAGACAAAATGGACAAGATTCGTGGTGTAAAGGAGAAACTTCTAGCCTATGAACGATTTCTCAACGAGAATCCAGAGTATCTAGAGAAGACTCTTCTCTTACTTATCTGTATTCCTGGGCGTGCTGCTGCTGACgaaaagatggaaaacGAGATTCTTACTGTTGTGGATAGAATAAATTCTCGCAGAGACAACATTGCTAGTGACAGGCCTGTTATCGTTCTTAATCAGGACTTGCAATTTGAGCAGTACTTGGCCCTTCTTAGTGAGGCGGGCTTGTTTATTGTGTCCACTCTTCGTGAAGGTATGAACTTGACGTGCCATGAGTTCGTTGAAGCGTCTTCAGAAGACCATTCACCGTTGATTTTAAGTGAGTTTGTTGGCTCTGCCGCAGTTTTGTCCGGTGGTGCCTTGATCACCAATCCTTACAATGTTAGGCAGGTGGCAGAAGCCATTCGAATTAGTGTTGAAATGAGTgctgaagagaaaggacGCAGATGGAAGGCTATGCACGAGGCAGTATTACGCCATGATTCGCTCAACTGGGTTATTCAAGATCTCAAGGATATCGATGAGGCCAGTTTACTAAATACAAGTCAACAACCGGGGGACATGAAGCAGCTAACGTGGGCCGCAGTTGACAATGCTCTTCTGAAGAGCAATTCGATGTCACATACAGATTCAGGTAGTACCTATTCTCGTTTGTTTATCATTGACCTTGGTGTTCTTATTTCCAACGTGGAAGTTCACGGAACCAAGATCAACCCTATTCAGCAAAGACTTACAGATagtatcatcaacaatctGGCATCGGATCCTTCAAATGCAGTGTATTTATTAAGCTCCTCTACCAAAGCTGATCTTGGAATGCGGTGCAGAAGTATGAATGATGTGGGAATTCTTTCTGAGAATGGTGCGTATGTTAGACTCTGTAACGAATTGGAGTTTACTTCTTTGGTGTCTCATAAGGAATTGGAATGGTTGTCTGCCGTGGTGGACACGATGAAGTCTTTTAGTCTTAGAATTCCAGGAGCTTACGTGGAGACTGAGTCTTCTATGGTGAGGTTCCACACAGAGGGAAGTCACGATATCGAACCCGAGCACAGGGACAAGCTTGTCGGAGAGCTAATGGCTCATATCAACGAATTATATGGTCATGACTGGAACCTACATGCTCATGTAGTGAACAAGATGGTCGTGGTTCAAGAGGCAGATACTGTGCAAAAGGCTCTTTCCTACATTGTTGACCAGAGTCAACTTACGTTTGTTATGGCTACAGGAGAGACCAGCCCTACCAATGAAGAAGTGTACAATTTCTTCAGAGAGCGTAGAGAGCGGTTCGCCAATAACGTGTTGACCGTAAAGATGGG is a window encoding:
- a CDS encoding uncharacterized protein (CAZy:GT20) — its product is MTIYIASLFLPYTIHFEVEASKVPMLNDDEIVEPVESLNSNNATRIGSPSEESDYEDSTISILKSLAKNKSTSNLSYEESELASISSGEASEQPSFRQQLQQQLQQPQQQQQPIMFTPSNRVSVQDFFFNNPNSSRLSLSSPSIEDTQARSEGGYFAAATNTTAESPASGSAIATTPSKINTVPAVGSVGSGGSGASTSSPTGAVQRSKSGIPPSGLAGSSASAYVRPHSRLRNPPPPTNVSELLPRPSLEHTRSTRSFGSSMSRALLARRASSQVIPRQRSSLAGADVGFEGDGDSAAMMKPLSGQRADDQLDRYFAEKTTNGKVVPFGGFSRDYKSLLNEQNNVFATAPWKVVHYERGNGSLRNAVHQAVESGHLKDVQWIGTPCMPSDLVPQKTRDAISVKLNAEYASDPIYVSDDVFEGAYDRFCKQVLWPILHYQLPEQQKANEFLNGSWRDYETVNRQFADKLIAKYKEGDIIWIHDYHLMLVPAYVRKALPKAKIGFFLHVSFPSSEVFRCLAQRKQILEGLLGADCVGMQADEYVAHFFQSCNRLLLADFDDYGIHYGNRTISVTHNPIGIDAFGLQKVINGDVVNNWRVLVRDRWAGKMLIVSRDKMDKIRGVKEKLLAYERFLNENPEYLEKTLLLLICIPGRAAADEKMENEILTVVDRINSRRDNIASDRPVIVLNQDLQFEQYLALLSEAGLFIVSTLREGMNLTCHEFVEASSEDHSPLILSEFVGSAAVLSGGALITNPYNVRQVAEAIRISVEMSAEEKGRRWKAMHEAVLRHDSLNWVIQDLKDIDEASLLNTSQQPGDMKQLTWAAVDNALLKSNSMSHTDSGSTYSRLFIIDLGVLISNVEVHGTKINPIQQRLTDSIINNLASDPSNAVYLLSSSTKADLGMRCRSMNDVGILSENGAYVRLCNELEFTSLVSHKELEWLSAVVDTMKSFSLRIPGAYVETESSMVRFHTEGSHDIEPEHRDKLVGELMAHINELYGHDWNLHAHVVNKMVVVQEADTVQKALSYIVDQSQLTFVMATGETSPTNEEVYNFFRERRERFANNVLTVKMGKAHDSSNAEFKLHGMNELLIALSRVA
- a CDS encoding uncharacterized protein (BUSCO:EOG09343V1A), translating into MGDLTLSEEFDAVVERLNNFHRDGNRAAFVKQYNDRLDQLKDLDNKVDQLHLFSSNEPLDDISTDNLKFLAIPYHLAHFMEQYGGVRSDGAPDKRSRLVNLLHADSIYMGFLHRAQDYGILTKAQSELLDSLKENNQLELSQIEIRDPVLRRQRKIENYKKEKAFREALEVLKDKESMKEMDDEVVRNILQEQLQYYALKSFEALEGNVMELELLKNATRFEEQEVPTENDSDRERKKQDQKGKFDKGFTDKVESIDNPVFSDKGRVLRPFTIVPAQTREQIRTGIQGTGQKLPTMTVEEFVDHELKNGGMVSNTNEHEDNDDKDNDQYQDKETYKQRELDEFKDYHAKGSGNTKGNMG
- a CDS encoding uncharacterized protein (BUSCO:EOG09343SV0), which gives rise to MSTPICKNCKTQTTPLWRRDESGQVLCNACGLFLKLHGRPRPISLKSDVIKSRNRVKHNNSKSGPNTPELKAKDSRAKFSSKQYRPKSSRSGSKRNSNGSNVTSSQSENGSNGTPHFGSMAAVTGSAAATTTGTTAGATGANMGSPANGKSPGLLPLLPRNQNGITSPVQAYAYGNTNSWVGKSQVNPTIHPLHYPSSTPAQFASNLARVTSPLLLSSTAPPKFNPSQSSERSSSQQNLGRDAILNAAGALETLSQQSSNDKIPGMRLDNKAQSANGNSGNGNGLPTPSDSAHSHTTEALPLIGYGRKPYSPSTELNGYATPPLLPTGSAKLPSLDSATTRPGMSPNFGAYQSQNTEKLPPLKNLTQNSSPLGSNPPTPNFGAQQQQQQRSQMISPMLVGSADGTRLPSLGRSPMLASFQQQQQQQQQQQTQQFQSQQNGLTSNEELRTRISELELVNDLYKTRIIELEATDNAAKQREMLLKKRIDDLTDMLRRRKEYRYSGEYAGQALQTMRGVPQISAIQAVQGKNQMSSSSKPHNQQQKPQQPQQQPQQLASPPVPQVQPQQTQQQPGGDLKRIKVEPN